The Setaria italica strain Yugu1 chromosome IX, Setaria_italica_v2.0, whole genome shotgun sequence genome has a window encoding:
- the LOC101758944 gene encoding xyloglucan galactosyltransferase KATAMARI1 homolog: MEKTGAHGGKRWLPRLLLLAALSWLLMVYFHLAVFRAPLVSAPHASIVAVPSDGAEDGQRFLLRQQQQLKKIGSTSVGALHTAVAERRPRGGDDAACRGRYVYIHDLPPRFNADILANCAHWYPWHNMCGYLENGGLGEPVDNADGVFADKGWYATDHFGLDIIFHRRVQQYDCLTDDPSRAAAVFVPFYAGFDIVQHLWGVNSTAKEKDALSLDLVEWLTRRPEWRAMGGRDHFFLSGRTAYDHQRQPESDSEWGSKLLHLPAVQNMTVLFVEKLPWTDFDFAIPYPTYFHPAKDAQILEWQRRMRAMKRRWLFSFAGGARNDPYSIRHHLIRQCGSSSFCKLVQCRKNERNCLIPSTFMRVFQGTRFCLQPTGDTMTRRSAFDAIMAGCVPVFFHPDSAHTQYRWHLPEAHETYSVLIPEADVRAGNVSIEETLRRIPPEVAERMTETVIGLIPRLVYADPRSRLETLRDAVDVTVEAIVARVNKLREEMGGGSAQQS, from the coding sequence ATGGAGAAGACCGGCGCCCACGGCGGTAAGCGGTGGCTGCcacgcctcctcctgctcgccgCCCTTTCGTGGCTCCTCATGGTCTACTTCCACCTCGCCGTGTTCCGCGCCCCGCTGGTGAGCGCGCCGCACGCGTCCATCGTCGCCGTCCCGTCCGATGGCGCCGAGGACGGGCAGCGTTTCCTACTccggcaacagcagcagctcaAGAAGATCGGGTCAACCAGCGTTGGCGCGCTCCAtacggcggtggcggagcggcgcccgcgcggcggcgacgacgccgccTGCCGCGGGCGGTACGTGTACATCCACGACCTGCCGCCGCGGTTCAACGCGGACATCCTCGCCAACTGCGCCCACTGGTACCCGTGGCACAACATGTGCGGGTACCTCGAGAATGGCGGCCTCGGCGAGCCGGTGGACAACGCGGACGGCGTGTTCGCCGACAAGGGCTGGTACGCCACGGACCACTTCGGCCTCGACATCATCTTCCACCGCCGCGTCCAGCAGTACGACTGCCTCACCGACGacccctcccgcgccgccgctgtctTCGTGCCGTTCTACGCCGGCTTCGACATCGTGCAGCACCTGTGGGGCGTCAACTCCACGGCCAAGGAGAAGGACGCCCTGTCGCTCGACCTCGTCGAATGGCTAACGCGCCGGCCCGAGTGGCGCGCCATGGGCGGCCGCGACCACTTCTTCCTGTCCGGGAGGACGGCGTACGACCACCAGAGGCAGCCGGAAAGCGACTCCGAGTGGGGGAGcaagctcctccacctccccgcCGTGCAGAACATGACGGTGCTCTTCGTCGAGAAGCTCCCGTGGACGGACTTCGACTTCGCCATACCGTACCCGACCTACTTCCACCCGGCCAAGGACGCCCAGATCCTCGAGTGGCAGCGGCGGATGCGCGCCATGAAGCGCCGGTGGCTCTTCtccttcgccggcggcgcgcggaaCGACCCCTACTCGATCCGGCACCACCTCATCCGGCAATGCGGGTCGTCGAGCTTCTGCAAGCTGGTCCAGTGCCGGAAGAACGAGCGGAACTGCCTCATCCCGAGCACCTTCATGCGCGTGTTCCAGGGCACGCGCTTCTGCCTGCAGCCGACGGGGGACACGATGACGCGGCGGTCGGCGTTCGACGCCATCATGGCCGGCTGCGTGCCGGTGTTCTTCCACCCGGACTCGGCGCACACGCAGTACAGGTGGCACCTCCCGGAGGCGCACGAGACGTACTCGGTGCTCATCCCCGAGGCCGACGTGCGCGCAGGCAACGTCAGCATCGAGGAGACGCTCCGGAGGATCCCGCCGGAGGTCGCGGAGCGGATGACGGAGACCGTGATCGGGCTGATTCCGAGGCTGGTGTACGCGGACCCGAGGTCGAGGCTGGAGACGCTCAGGGACGCCGTGGACGTGACGGTGGAGGCGATCGTCGCCAGGGTCAACAAGCTGAGGGAGGAGATGGGCGGCGGAAGTGCTCAGCAAAGTTAG
- the LOC101759344 gene encoding xyloglucan galactosyltransferase KATAMARI1 homolog: MQLSVANSIIQLLSKTAAKGGGVRSRRAVGGAKGVEKAAASALPPLRLLAILAVIAWTLFLYLQFSVLSAAVEVEEVSHGADSADPCRGRYVYVHDLPPRFNADIIRDCRKTEDHWGDMCGFVSNAGLGRPLADRADGVITGEAGWYGTHQFALDFIFHNRMRQYECLTNHSAVANAVFVPFYAGFDFARYHWGYDNTTRDAASVDLAEWLMARPQWRRMGGRDHFLVAGRTGWDFRRSNNVDPDWGNDLLAMPAGRNMSVLVLESTFLHSSDYSVPYPTYFHPRSDADVLRWQDRVRGQRREWLMAFVGAPRPDVRMDIRIRDHVIAQCKASSACALLACARAPGSPQCHAPGDIMRLFQKATFCLQPPGDSCTRRSVFDSMVAGCIPVFFHTASAYKQYRWHLPKDHLNYSVYIPDADVRRRNVSIEAVLRAIPPDTVERMREEVIKLIPRVSYADPRSRLETIKDAFDVAVEGVLDTVARIKKGEYVDSGRPVSEDPPNLYVSTESRFGPKSVVSRIMMTLKQWIQGRR; the protein is encoded by the exons ATGCAACTAAGCGTGGCTAACTCCATCATACAACTG CTGTCCAAAACTGCAGCGAAAGGCGGCGGCGTTCGGTCGCGCCGGGCAGTCGGCGGAGCGAAGGGAGTGGAGAAGGCCGCGGCGagcgcgctgccgccgctgcggctcCTCGCCATCCTCGCCGTGATAGCATGGACCCTGTTCCTCTACTTGCAATTCTCCGTGCTCAGCGccgcggtggaggtggaggaggtgagcCATGGCGCCGACAGCGCCGACCCGTGCCGGGGCCGGTACGTCTACGTGCACGACCTGCCGCCGCGCTTCAACGCTGACATCATCCGCGACTGCCGCAAGACCGAGGACCACTGGGGCGACATGTGCGGGTTCGTGAGCAACGCCGGCCTCGGCCGGCCGCTCGCCGACCGCGCCGACGGCGTCATCACCGGCGAGGCCGGGTGGTACGGCACGCACCAGTTCGCGCTCGACTTCATCTTCCACAACCGGATGAGGCAGTACGAGTGCCTCACCAACCACTCGGCCGTGGCCAACGCCGTGTTCGTCCCGTTCTACGCCGGCTTCGACTTCGCCCGCTACCACTGGGGCTACGACAACACCACCAGGGACGCCGCGTCCGTGGACCTGGCGGAGTGGCTCATGGCGCGTCCCCAGTGGCGGCGCATGGGGGGACGCGACCacttcctcgtcgccggccggacGGGGTGGGACTTCCGGAGGAGCAACAACGTGGACCCGGACTGGGGCAACGACCTCCTCGccatgccggccggccggaacaTGTCGGTGCTTGTGCTCGAGTCCACGTTCCTGCACAGCAGCGACTACTCCGTGCCGTACCCGACCTACTTCCACCCCAGGTCCGACGCCGACGTGCTCCGGTGGCAGGACAGGGTGCGCGGCCAGCGGCGGGAGTGGCTCATGGCGTTCGTGGGCGCGCCGCGGCCGGACGTTCGAATGGACATCCGGATCCGGGATCACGTCATCGCGCAGTGCAAGGCGTCCAGCGCGTGCGCCCTGCttgcgtgcgcgcgcgccccCGGAAGCCCCCAGTGCCACGCCCCCGGCGACATCATGCGGCTGTTCCAGAAGGCGACCTTCTGCCTGCAGCCGCCGGGGGACTCGTGCACGCGGCGGTCGGTGTTCGACTCCATGGTGGCCGGGTGCATCCCGGTGTTCTTCCACACGGCGTCGGCGTACAAGCAGTACCGGTGGCACCTCCCCAAGGACCACCTCAACTACTCCGTGTACATCCCAGACGCCGACGTCCGGCGGCGCAACGTCAGCATCGAGGCCGTGCTCCGGGCGATCCCGCCGGACACGGTGGAGAGGATGCGGGAGGAGGTGATCAAGCTCATCCCGAGGGTTTCGTACGCCGACCCCAGGTCGAGGCTGGAGACCATCAAGGACGCGTtcgacgtcgccgtcgagggGGTCCTCGACACGGTGGCGCGGATCAAGAAAGGTGAGTACGTGGACAGTGGTCGGCCGGTCAGCGAGGACCCGCCGAACCTGTACGTCTCGACGGAGTCGAGGTTCGGGCCTAAATCCGTCGTTTCCAGAATAATGATGACGCTTAAACAATGGATTCAAGGACGCCGCTAA
- the LOC101773518 gene encoding uncharacterized protein LOC101773518 isoform X1 has protein sequence MEVDGGGVPVGRRGDLESLLETIKSSEVLENRIALINQLESSFEYSPDDLSLILDSLTVSWDDSGCSGVLHCVLHKSILQVALKCSCIDTTDCLGQFLALISKASSWCGKHLLWSVESIEESEEVQEEEHSRILPEIISMTLNISIKLLPSAAKCITVDMVHTTGDFISELLSLTESSIVDNKKIHGAAPDIARAAPVFLDETTKLCRAYSEAAKADNCKMSIPDEDTTVKHIEQGLASDVTRITSSTIQTLCKLGTYAASSGGSQVTLLNVSWKGVVSLLQNGKGMIEEKINVREIILTLLSLSIESLRVAAETWCTPLPEAIGTSEARRAFLPIKFFLINAVRICSAYPSEAMIIHKNIIRCALVITSASILFSKKPQLKAANEALVELLEPTLFVLLDTLMKSSEVTPDSKCQLACYFFENEEANSSDHMRQANQIEINLASLDCIFSTDSDVDHRNRALLPAELVVFLHLLNASSWLTEEVVIELSNKLQTLLNILTSEDIYSYVLGFEIPALYGADHSPAVVWQPVYTSLIQALKTFMISAVASSAAWNELEAFLLENLFHPHFLCLEIITELWCFFMRYAETETSINMVSQLFLLLQTVASPEEVLVPLSTLRKVARSLCIILSYASSATVDQVYTCVLNDENSSKSSILHLALLMEGFPFDSLSGGIKELAVKKMFTSFAGYLENYSKNHRAINAPPSSWGVIGFPVHALASVLQRCEIKDVGIVDEKSIAAMFKFTISLINMYGTAPDSVKDHLAKHISSMLDIISNTRHLCAFSEMEKLTLQLHTLFLSTSDNSNAVLSQCKPSMASFMAILGHLNVTEDDANELCSAMWDLYHLLLKERHWALIHLVMGSFGYFAARTSFTQLWKFVPGDAALSYNASTGTSIEENGFMLELRAYLQKEAALHTDRWSEEQLRFLVSEGRSLKKLVEAYSEITVVSEPEKVVITKDASTRKRKVPDGICEGMLLLQNGLKVMRGAFDEADSAELKDRFAAHLSRLEDAVSQIATLSDEI, from the exons ATggaggtcgacggcggcggcgtgccggtGGGGAGGCGTGGCGACCTGGAGTCCCTCCTAGAGACGATCAAATCCTCCGAG GTGCTGGAGAATAGAATTGCCCTTATCAACCAACTCGAGAGTTCCTTTGAGTATTCTCCAGATGATCTGAGCCTAATACTTGACAGTCTTACT GTATCTTGGGATGATTCTGGATGTTCAGGTGTATTGCACTGCGTGCTACACAAGTCAATTTTGCAGGTTGCTCTGAAGTGCTCATGTATAGATACGACTGATTGTCTGGGGCAATTTCTTGCTCTTATTTCAAAG GCCAGCTCATGGTGTGGGAAGCATCTCCTGTGGTCTGTCGAATCTATTGAGGAATCTGAAGAGGTCCAAGAGGAAGAACACTCCAGAATTCTCCCAGAG ATAATTTCAATGACCTTAAATATCTCGATCAAGCTCCTTCCTTCCGCGGCGAAATGCATTACTGTAGATATGGTGCACACTACCGGTGATTTTATTTCAGAGTTGCTAAGTCTGACGGAAAGCTCAATAGTTGACAACAAG AAAATTCATGGAGCTGCACCGGATATCGCTAGGGCTGCACCTGTTTTTCTAGATGAAACAACCAAGCTGTGCCGGGCATACTCTGAGGCTGCAAAAGCAGATAACTGCAAAATGAGCATACCTGATGAAGATACTACTGTGAAACACATTGAACAAGGTCTTGCTAGTGATGTGACCAGGATTACATCATCCACTATTCAGACTTTGTGTAAATTGGGAACCTATGCAGCATCCAGTGGTGGAAGCCAGGTGACTTTGCTGAATGTATCATGGAAGGGTGTAGTCTCCTTACTGCAAAATGGTAAAGGAATGattgaagaaaaaataaatgtcAGAGAAATCATCCTAACCCTTCTCTCTCTGTCCATAGAATCTCTGAGAGTTGCTGCCGAAACATGGTGCACGCCGTTACCAGAAGCCATTGGTACCTCTGAAGCCAGAAGGGCATTCCTACCAATCAAGTTTTTCTTGATAAATGCTGTAAGGATTTGTTCGGCATATCCATCTGAAGCGatgattatacacaagaataTAATCAGGTGTGCACTAGTGATCACATCCGCAAGCATTTTATTCAGCAAGAAGCCACAATTGAAAGCAGCAAATGAGGCACTTGTTGAGTTGTTGGAGCCAACTTTATTTGTTTTACTAGATACACTTATGAAGTCATCTGAAGTAACACCAGATTCCAAATGTCAGCTTGCatgttatttttttgaaaacgaAGAAGCTAATAGTTCAGATCACATGAGACAAGCTAATCAGATAGAGATAAATTTGGCTTCATTGGATTGCATTTTCTCTACGGATTCAGATGTTGATCATAGAAATAGAGCACTTTTACCTGCTGAGTTAGTTGTGTTTTTGCACCTTCTCAATGCTTCCTCGTGGTTGACAGAAGAGGTGGTAATTGAGTTATCTAACAAGCTACAAACTCTTCTTAATATCTTAACTTCAGAAGACATCTACTCATATGTCCTTGGCTTCGAAATCCCTGCCTTATATGGTGCAGACCATTCTCCTGCAGTAGTTTGGCAACCTGTGTATACTTCTCTCATACAAGCCTTGAAGACTTTTATGATTTCTGCTGTTGCCTCGAGTGCTGCTTGGAATGAGCTGGAAGCTTTCTTACTTGAAAACCTTTTCCATCCCCATTTCCTTTGTTTGGAAATCATTACAGAACTATGGTGTTTCTTCATGCGTTACGCTGAAACTGAGACTTCAATTAATATGGTTAGTCAACTATTCCTCCTGTTACAAACTGTGGCATCACCAGAGGAAGTTCTTGTGCCTCTCAGTACTTTGCGGAAGGTTGCACGTTCATTGTGCATAATCTTGAGCTATGCATCTTCTGCAACTGTTGATCAAGTATATACATGTGTGCTGAATGATGAAAACTCTTCCAAGTCCTCGATCTTACACTTAGCATTGCTGATGGAAGGTTTTCCTTTCGATTCATTATCTGGTGGTATAAAGGAGCTTGCTGTGAAGAAAATGTTTACCTCTTTTGCTGGTTACCTGGAGAACTACTCCAAGAATCATCGAGCAATCAATGCTCCACCTTCTAGCTGGGGTGTGATAGGATTTCCTGTACATGCTCTAGCCTCTGTGTTGCAGCGTTG CGAGATAAAGGATGTTGGTATCGTAGACGAGAAGAGCATCGCCGCTATGTTTAAGTTCACCATCTCTCTCATAAACATGTATGGAACTGCACCAGATAGTGTTAAGGATCACCTTGCCAAGCACATTAGCTCCATGTTGGATATTATCTCAAACACGAGGCATCTCTGCGCATTCAGTGAGATGGAGAAGTTGACTTTGCAGTTGCACACTCTGTTCTTGTCCACTTCAGATAACTCAAATGCAGTGCTGTCTCAATGCAAACCATCGATGGCTTCCTTCATGGCAATTCTTGGTCACTTGAACGTTACTGAAGATGATGCTAACGAACTTTGTTCTGCAATGTGGGATCTGTATCATCTCCTGCTGAAGGAACGGCACTGGGCACTCATTCACCTTGTAATGGGTTCCTTTGGGTACTTTGCTGCCCGCACATCCTTTACACAACTCTGGAAATTTGTTCCTGGAGATGCTGCCCTTTCATACAATGCAAGCACAGGGACGAGCATAGAAGAGAACGGATTCATGCTGGAGCTGAGGGCTTATCTTCAGAAAGAGGCTGCCTTGCACACTGACAGATGGTCTGAAGAGCAACTCCGGTTCCTAGTTTCAGAGGGGAGATCGCTGAAGAAACTGGTTGAAGCTTATTCTGAAATAACAGTTGTCTCTGAGCCTGAGAAAGTGGTGATTACGAAGGATGCCAgcacgaggaagaggaaggtgcCGGATGGAATCTGCGAAGGGATGCTGTTGCTGCAGAATGGTCTCAAGGTTATGCGAGGCGCCTTTGATGAAGCGGATTCTGCAGAGCTGAAGGATAGGTTTGCTGCACACTTGTCTCGCCTTGAGGATGCAGTTTCCCAGATTGCTACTTTGTCTGACGAAATCTGA
- the LOC101773518 gene encoding uncharacterized protein LOC101773518 isoform X2 — translation MMSLYISLMDIWSQKIHGAAPDIARAAPVFLDETTKLCRAYSEAAKADNCKMSIPDEDTTVKHIEQGLASDVTRITSSTIQTLCKLGTYAASSGGSQVTLLNVSWKGVVSLLQNGKGMIEEKINVREIILTLLSLSIESLRVAAETWCTPLPEAIGTSEARRAFLPIKFFLINAVRICSAYPSEAMIIHKNIIRCALVITSASILFSKKPQLKAANEALVELLEPTLFVLLDTLMKSSEVTPDSKCQLACYFFENEEANSSDHMRQANQIEINLASLDCIFSTDSDVDHRNRALLPAELVVFLHLLNASSWLTEEVVIELSNKLQTLLNILTSEDIYSYVLGFEIPALYGADHSPAVVWQPVYTSLIQALKTFMISAVASSAAWNELEAFLLENLFHPHFLCLEIITELWCFFMRYAETETSINMVSQLFLLLQTVASPEEVLVPLSTLRKVARSLCIILSYASSATVDQVYTCVLNDENSSKSSILHLALLMEGFPFDSLSGGIKELAVKKMFTSFAGYLENYSKNHRAINAPPSSWGVIGFPVHALASVLQRCEIKDVGIVDEKSIAAMFKFTISLINMYGTAPDSVKDHLAKHISSMLDIISNTRHLCAFSEMEKLTLQLHTLFLSTSDNSNAVLSQCKPSMASFMAILGHLNVTEDDANELCSAMWDLYHLLLKERHWALIHLVMGSFGYFAARTSFTQLWKFVPGDAALSYNASTGTSIEENGFMLELRAYLQKEAALHTDRWSEEQLRFLVSEGRSLKKLVEAYSEITVVSEPEKVVITKDASTRKRKVPDGICEGMLLLQNGLKVMRGAFDEADSAELKDRFAAHLSRLEDAVSQIATLSDEI, via the exons ATGATGTCATTGTATATCTCTCTGATGGATATATGGTCACAGAAAATTCATGGAGCTGCACCGGATATCGCTAGGGCTGCACCTGTTTTTCTAGATGAAACAACCAAGCTGTGCCGGGCATACTCTGAGGCTGCAAAAGCAGATAACTGCAAAATGAGCATACCTGATGAAGATACTACTGTGAAACACATTGAACAAGGTCTTGCTAGTGATGTGACCAGGATTACATCATCCACTATTCAGACTTTGTGTAAATTGGGAACCTATGCAGCATCCAGTGGTGGAAGCCAGGTGACTTTGCTGAATGTATCATGGAAGGGTGTAGTCTCCTTACTGCAAAATGGTAAAGGAATGattgaagaaaaaataaatgtcAGAGAAATCATCCTAACCCTTCTCTCTCTGTCCATAGAATCTCTGAGAGTTGCTGCCGAAACATGGTGCACGCCGTTACCAGAAGCCATTGGTACCTCTGAAGCCAGAAGGGCATTCCTACCAATCAAGTTTTTCTTGATAAATGCTGTAAGGATTTGTTCGGCATATCCATCTGAAGCGatgattatacacaagaataTAATCAGGTGTGCACTAGTGATCACATCCGCAAGCATTTTATTCAGCAAGAAGCCACAATTGAAAGCAGCAAATGAGGCACTTGTTGAGTTGTTGGAGCCAACTTTATTTGTTTTACTAGATACACTTATGAAGTCATCTGAAGTAACACCAGATTCCAAATGTCAGCTTGCatgttatttttttgaaaacgaAGAAGCTAATAGTTCAGATCACATGAGACAAGCTAATCAGATAGAGATAAATTTGGCTTCATTGGATTGCATTTTCTCTACGGATTCAGATGTTGATCATAGAAATAGAGCACTTTTACCTGCTGAGTTAGTTGTGTTTTTGCACCTTCTCAATGCTTCCTCGTGGTTGACAGAAGAGGTGGTAATTGAGTTATCTAACAAGCTACAAACTCTTCTTAATATCTTAACTTCAGAAGACATCTACTCATATGTCCTTGGCTTCGAAATCCCTGCCTTATATGGTGCAGACCATTCTCCTGCAGTAGTTTGGCAACCTGTGTATACTTCTCTCATACAAGCCTTGAAGACTTTTATGATTTCTGCTGTTGCCTCGAGTGCTGCTTGGAATGAGCTGGAAGCTTTCTTACTTGAAAACCTTTTCCATCCCCATTTCCTTTGTTTGGAAATCATTACAGAACTATGGTGTTTCTTCATGCGTTACGCTGAAACTGAGACTTCAATTAATATGGTTAGTCAACTATTCCTCCTGTTACAAACTGTGGCATCACCAGAGGAAGTTCTTGTGCCTCTCAGTACTTTGCGGAAGGTTGCACGTTCATTGTGCATAATCTTGAGCTATGCATCTTCTGCAACTGTTGATCAAGTATATACATGTGTGCTGAATGATGAAAACTCTTCCAAGTCCTCGATCTTACACTTAGCATTGCTGATGGAAGGTTTTCCTTTCGATTCATTATCTGGTGGTATAAAGGAGCTTGCTGTGAAGAAAATGTTTACCTCTTTTGCTGGTTACCTGGAGAACTACTCCAAGAATCATCGAGCAATCAATGCTCCACCTTCTAGCTGGGGTGTGATAGGATTTCCTGTACATGCTCTAGCCTCTGTGTTGCAGCGTTG CGAGATAAAGGATGTTGGTATCGTAGACGAGAAGAGCATCGCCGCTATGTTTAAGTTCACCATCTCTCTCATAAACATGTATGGAACTGCACCAGATAGTGTTAAGGATCACCTTGCCAAGCACATTAGCTCCATGTTGGATATTATCTCAAACACGAGGCATCTCTGCGCATTCAGTGAGATGGAGAAGTTGACTTTGCAGTTGCACACTCTGTTCTTGTCCACTTCAGATAACTCAAATGCAGTGCTGTCTCAATGCAAACCATCGATGGCTTCCTTCATGGCAATTCTTGGTCACTTGAACGTTACTGAAGATGATGCTAACGAACTTTGTTCTGCAATGTGGGATCTGTATCATCTCCTGCTGAAGGAACGGCACTGGGCACTCATTCACCTTGTAATGGGTTCCTTTGGGTACTTTGCTGCCCGCACATCCTTTACACAACTCTGGAAATTTGTTCCTGGAGATGCTGCCCTTTCATACAATGCAAGCACAGGGACGAGCATAGAAGAGAACGGATTCATGCTGGAGCTGAGGGCTTATCTTCAGAAAGAGGCTGCCTTGCACACTGACAGATGGTCTGAAGAGCAACTCCGGTTCCTAGTTTCAGAGGGGAGATCGCTGAAGAAACTGGTTGAAGCTTATTCTGAAATAACAGTTGTCTCTGAGCCTGAGAAAGTGGTGATTACGAAGGATGCCAgcacgaggaagaggaaggtgcCGGATGGAATCTGCGAAGGGATGCTGTTGCTGCAGAATGGTCTCAAGGTTATGCGAGGCGCCTTTGATGAAGCGGATTCTGCAGAGCTGAAGGATAGGTTTGCTGCACACTTGTCTCGCCTTGAGGATGCAGTTTCCCAGATTGCTACTTTGTCTGACGAAATCTGA
- the LOC101773107 gene encoding dirigent protein 16, with the protein MLSFPSPAVPLTVLLIATLHVAAVHAQIPAAATTGAAVAATNPQSGSAGGVGGAGAGAGGPDAPLELYMHDILGGSSPTARPITGLLGNIYNGQVPFARPIGFSAPRNGVAIPNANGQVPTVNGNNGIPLDTGLSGAGFLQPGSGAAAAAAPAQVQLGPDGLSLGFGTITVIDDVLTSGPDLGAQPLGRAQGVYVASSADGSSQMMAFTAMMEGGEYGDTINFFGVYKVGTPLCRLSITGGTGKFKGACGFAEVRPLIASGQHVTDGAETLLRITVHLA; encoded by the coding sequence ATGTTGAGCTTCCCATCACCAGCCGTTCCTCTCACCGTCCTCCTCATCGCCACGCtccacgtcgccgccgtccacgcGCAGATACCTGCCGCGGCAACGACCGGCGCCGCGGTCGCCGCGACAAACCCGCAGTCAGGCAGCGCCGGCGgtgtcggcggcgccggcgccggcgccggcggcccggACGCGCCGCTGGAACTCTACATGCACGACATCCTGGGCGGCTCGAGCCCGACGGCGCGGCCCATCACGGGCTTGCTCGGCAACATCTACAACGGGCAGGTCCCCTTCGCGCGCCCCATCGGCTTCAGCGCGCCCCGGAACGGCGTGGCGATCCCCAACGCCAACGGGCAGGTGCCGACGGTGAACGGCAACAACGGCATCCCGCTGGACACCGGCCTGTCCGGCGCAGGGTTCCTGCAGCCCGggagcggcgccgcggccgcggcggccccggcgcAGGTGCAGCTCGGCCCCGACGGGCTCAGCCTCGGGTTCGGCACGATCACCGTCATCGACGACGTGCTGACGAGCGGGCCGGACCTCGGCGCGCAGCCGCTGGGGCGCGCGCAGGGCGTGTACGTGGCGAGCTCCGCAGACGGGTCGTCGCAGATGATGGCGTTCACGGCCATGATGGAGGGCGGCGAGTACGGGGACACCATCAACTTCTTCGGGGTGTACAAGGTGGGCACGCCGCTGTGCCGGCTGTCCATCACCGGCGGCACCGGCAAGTTCAAGGGCGCCTGCGGGTTCGCCGAGGTGCGTCCGCTCATCGCCTCCGGCCAGCACGTCACCGACGGCGCGGAGACGCTGCTGAGGATCACCGTCCATCTTGCTTAA